In Asanoa sp. WMMD1127, one genomic interval encodes:
- a CDS encoding iron-containing alcohol dehydrogenase family protein gives MPLLARTVTTPLAIEVRRGAVAELGTLLHDRRISGGGDVAVVVGPGQGERIAELVRPSLGNADLFHICGGTIDSAMELSQDLRRRNYDAVVGIGGGKTIDTTKYAATRLGIPMVTVATSLANDGVCSPVASLDLDGRRGSYGVQIPLAIVVDLDFVENGPDRQTQAGIGDALSNLSAVADWELAHRERGEAIDGLAVALSRSGAEALVNHPGKIGDDAFLTTLAEALIMGGISMAVAESSRPASGGCHEISHAIDHLYPGTGSHGEQVGLGALFCTYLRGDQERFAQLAACLRRHGLPVTPAELGLTDQQFGLAVAQAPSTRPDRYTILEHLKLSPAEIDARLKGYADALRDLVG, from the coding sequence GTGCCACTACTAGCCCGCACCGTCACCACGCCGCTGGCCATCGAGGTGCGCCGCGGCGCCGTCGCCGAGCTGGGCACGCTGCTGCACGACCGGCGGATCTCCGGCGGTGGCGATGTGGCCGTCGTGGTGGGTCCCGGCCAGGGCGAGCGGATCGCCGAGCTGGTGCGCCCGTCGCTGGGCAACGCGGACCTGTTCCACATCTGCGGCGGCACGATCGACTCCGCGATGGAGCTGAGCCAGGACCTGCGCCGGCGCAACTACGACGCGGTGGTCGGCATCGGCGGTGGCAAGACCATCGACACCACGAAGTACGCCGCGACCCGGCTGGGCATCCCGATGGTCACGGTGGCGACCAGCCTGGCCAACGACGGCGTGTGCTCGCCGGTCGCCTCGCTCGACCTCGACGGCCGGCGCGGCTCCTACGGCGTGCAGATCCCGCTGGCCATCGTGGTCGACCTCGACTTCGTCGAGAACGGCCCGGACCGGCAGACCCAGGCCGGGATCGGCGACGCGCTGTCCAACCTCAGCGCCGTGGCCGACTGGGAGCTGGCCCACCGCGAGCGCGGCGAGGCGATCGACGGGCTGGCCGTCGCGCTGTCCCGCAGCGGCGCCGAGGCGCTGGTCAACCACCCGGGCAAGATCGGCGACGACGCGTTCCTGACCACGCTGGCCGAGGCGCTGATCATGGGTGGCATCTCGATGGCGGTGGCCGAGTCGTCCCGGCCGGCCAGCGGCGGCTGCCACGAGATCTCGCACGCGATCGACCACCTCTATCCCGGCACCGGCTCGCACGGCGAGCAGGTCGGCCTCGGCGCGCTGTTCTGCACCTATCTCCGCGGCGACCAGGAGCGGTTCGCCCAGCTCGCGGCCTGCCTGCGGCGGCACGGGCTGCCGGTGACGCCGGCCGAGCTCGGGCTGACCGACCAGCAGTTCGGGCTCGCGGTGGCCCAGGCTCCGTCGACCCGGCCCGACCGCTACACGATCCTCGAGCACCTCAAGCTGTCGCCCGCCGAGATCGACGCCCGTCTGAAGGGGTATGCCGATGCGCTCCGCGACCTTGTCGGCTGA
- a CDS encoding phosphocholine cytidylyltransferase family protein, whose protein sequence is MIGLVLAAGAGRRLRPYTDTLPKALVPVDGETTILDIALRNLAAVGLTDIAVVVGYAAETVEKRRPDLESRYGVTLNLVHNDKAEEWNNAYSLWLARDQFAGGALLVNGDTVHPVSVEQTLLANRGPGVLLAVDDVKSLADEEMKTTFDASGQLTRITKLMDPAEAFGEYIGATLIEASAAAGVAEALEATWRRDPNLYYEDGYQEYANRGGEVRAVTIGDIPWVEVDNHADLARAREIACHY, encoded by the coding sequence ATGATCGGCCTTGTGCTCGCAGCCGGCGCCGGCCGGCGGTTGCGCCCCTACACCGACACGCTGCCCAAGGCCCTCGTGCCGGTCGACGGTGAGACCACCATTCTCGACATCGCGCTGCGCAACCTCGCCGCGGTCGGGCTGACCGACATCGCGGTCGTGGTGGGCTACGCGGCGGAGACCGTCGAGAAGCGCCGGCCCGATCTGGAGTCCCGCTACGGCGTCACGCTCAACCTCGTGCACAACGACAAGGCCGAGGAGTGGAACAACGCGTACTCCCTTTGGCTTGCTCGCGACCAGTTCGCCGGCGGCGCGCTGCTGGTCAACGGCGACACCGTGCACCCGGTCTCGGTCGAGCAGACGCTGCTGGCCAACCGCGGCCCCGGGGTGCTGCTCGCCGTCGACGACGTGAAGTCGCTGGCCGACGAGGAGATGAAGACCACCTTCGACGCGTCCGGCCAGCTCACCCGGATCACCAAGCTGATGGACCCGGCCGAGGCCTTCGGTGAATACATCGGCGCCACGCTGATCGAGGCGTCGGCGGCCGCGGGCGTCGCCGAGGCGCTGGAGGCCACCTGGCGCCGCGACCCCAACCTCTACTACGAAGACGGCTACCAGGAGTACGCGAACCGCGGCGGCGAGGTCCGGGCGGTGACGATCGGCGACATCCCCTGGGTGGAGGTCGACAACCACGCCGACCTGGCCCGAGCCCGGGAGATCGCGTGCCACTACTAG